The following proteins come from a genomic window of Streptococcus oralis:
- the pbp2a gene encoding penicillin-binding protein PBP2A: MKLDKLFEKFLSLFKKEMGGSAESDSTSMRRSRSDRKKLSQVGPIRKFWRRYHLTKIVIILGLSAGLLVGTYLFAIAKSTNVNDLQNALKTRTLIFDREEKEAGALSGQKGTYVELTDISKDLQNAVVATEDRSFYKNDGINYGRFFLAIVTAGRSGGGSTITQQLAKNAYLSQDQTVERKAKEFFLALELTKKYSKEQILTMYLNNAYFGNGVWGVEDASKKYFGVSAAELTLNQAATLAGMLKGPELYNPLNSIEDSTNRRDTVLQNMVAAGYIDKNQETEAAGVDMASQLQDKYEGKISDYRYPSYFDAVVNEAVSKYNLTEEEIVNNGYRIYTELDQNYQANMQVIYENTSLFPTAEDGTHAESGSVALEPKTGGVRGVVGRVAGDDKSGFRNFNYATQSKRSPGSTIKPLVVYTPAVEAGWALNKQLDNHTMQYDSYQVDNYAGIKTSPEVPMYQALAESLNLPAVATVNDLGINKAFEAGTRFGLNMDKVDRVLGVALGGGVETNPLQMAQAYAAFANEGLMPEAHFITRIENASGQVIKSHKNSQKRVIDKSVADKMTSMMLGTFTNGTGISSSPADYVMAGKTGTTEAVFNPEYTSDQWVIGYTPDVVISHWLGFPTTDENHYLAGSTSNGAAHVFRSMANTILPYTPGSTFTVENAYKQNGIAPENTKKQVVENETNQSEDPLGDIRSRAQNLVDEAGRAISDAKIKEKAQTIWDSFVNLFR; encoded by the coding sequence ATGAAATTAGATAAATTATTTGAGAAGTTTCTTTCTCTCTTTAAAAAAGAAATGGGTGGATCAGCAGAGTCTGATTCGACTAGCATGCGTCGTTCACGGAGCGATAGAAAAAAACTGTCCCAAGTAGGCCCAATTCGAAAATTTTGGCGTCGTTATCATCTGACAAAAATCGTCATCATTTTAGGGTTAAGTGCAGGTTTGCTAGTAGGAACCTACCTATTTGCAATAGCCAAGTCTACCAATGTCAATGACTTGCAAAATGCCTTGAAAACGCGAACTCTGATTTTTGACCGTGAGGAAAAAGAGGCAGGAGCCCTGTCAGGTCAAAAGGGAACCTATGTTGAGCTGACAGATATCAGTAAAGACTTGCAGAACGCTGTCGTCGCGACAGAGGACCGTTCCTTTTATAAAAATGATGGAATTAACTATGGTCGTTTCTTCCTAGCTATCGTCACAGCAGGTCGTTCTGGAGGTGGCTCTACCATCACCCAACAGTTGGCAAAAAATGCCTATCTTTCTCAGGATCAGACCGTTGAACGGAAGGCTAAGGAGTTTTTCCTAGCTTTAGAGTTGACAAAGAAATACAGCAAGGAGCAAATCCTTACTATGTACCTCAATAACGCCTACTTTGGAAATGGAGTCTGGGGTGTAGAGGATGCGAGTAAGAAATATTTCGGAGTATCGGCTGCGGAATTAACCCTTAATCAGGCGGCAACTCTAGCTGGGATGCTCAAGGGACCAGAATTGTATAATCCTTTGAATTCCATTGAAGATTCGACTAACCGCAGGGATACGGTGCTACAAAATATGGTTGCAGCAGGCTATATTGATAAAAATCAAGAAACGGAAGCAGCTGGAGTAGATATGGCTTCTCAACTGCAAGATAAGTATGAGGGAAAGATCTCTGATTATCGTTACCCATCCTATTTTGACGCAGTAGTCAACGAAGCAGTATCCAAGTACAATCTCACAGAAGAAGAGATTGTCAACAACGGCTATCGAATCTATACAGAGCTTGACCAAAACTACCAAGCAAACATGCAGGTTATTTACGAAAACACTTCCCTATTTCCAACGGCAGAAGACGGAACGCATGCTGAATCAGGTAGTGTTGCTCTAGAGCCTAAAACGGGTGGAGTGCGTGGAGTTGTTGGTCGCGTAGCTGGTGATGACAAATCAGGCTTCCGTAATTTCAACTATGCAACTCAGTCTAAACGCAGCCCAGGCTCGACGATTAAGCCTTTGGTCGTTTACACTCCAGCCGTGGAAGCTGGATGGGCTCTGAACAAGCAACTGGACAACCACACCATGCAGTATGACAGTTATCAAGTAGACAACTATGCTGGCATTAAGACTTCTCCTGAAGTACCTATGTATCAAGCCCTGGCGGAATCACTCAACCTACCAGCAGTTGCGACTGTAAATGATTTGGGAATCAATAAGGCTTTTGAAGCTGGAACGAGATTTGGTCTGAATATGGATAAAGTTGACCGTGTTCTCGGAGTTGCCCTAGGTGGAGGAGTAGAGACGAATCCTCTTCAGATGGCACAAGCCTATGCAGCCTTTGCTAATGAAGGACTGATGCCTGAGGCGCATTTCATCACTCGTATCGAAAATGCCAGTGGACAGGTCATCAAGAGCCATAAAAACTCCCAAAAACGAGTGATTGATAAGTCTGTAGCTGATAAAATGACCAGCATGATGCTAGGAACATTTACCAATGGTACAGGAATTAGTTCGTCGCCAGCAGATTATGTCATGGCTGGTAAAACAGGTACGACTGAAGCTGTTTTCAATCCGGAATATACCAGTGACCAGTGGGTGATCGGCTATACTCCAGATGTTGTAATCAGCCACTGGCTCGGCTTCCCAACAACAGATGAGAACCATTATCTGGCAGGGTCGACTTCTAATGGAGCAGCCCATGTCTTTAGAAGTATGGCTAATACCATTTTGCCATACACTCCAGGTAGTACCTTTACGGTTGAGAATGCCTATAAGCAGAATGGCATTGCGCCAGAAAACACGAAAAAGCAGGTCGTTGAAAATGAGACGAACCAGTCCGAGGATCCGCTAGGAGATATTCGTAGTCGTGCACAAAATCTTGTAGATGAAGCGGGACGTGCGATTTCGGATGCAAAGATAAAAGAAAAAGCCCAGACAATCTGGGACTCTTTCGTCAATCTCTTTCGTTAA
- the rpmG gene encoding 50S ribosomal protein L33 — protein MALKKASLACAVCGSRNYSIKISGNPKPTRLEVNKFCKHCGKYTTHRETR, from the coding sequence ATGGCACTAAAAAAAGCAAGCCTAGCTTGTGCAGTTTGCGGTTCAAGAAATTACTCAATCAAAATTAGTGGGAACCCCAAGCCAACACGACTAGAAGTAAATAAATTTTGTAAACATTGTGGGAAATATACGACACATAGAGAGACGAGATAG
- the secE gene encoding preprotein translocase subunit SecE, whose translation MGFIKDIFKLLKETTWPTRKESWRDFRSIMEYTAFFVVIIYIFDQLIVSGLIRFINIF comes from the coding sequence ATGGGTTTTATTAAGGATATCTTCAAACTTCTTAAGGAAACAACATGGCCAACTCGCAAAGAAAGCTGGAGAGATTTTCGCTCTATTATGGAATACACAGCCTTCTTTGTGGTCATCATTTACATTTTTGACCAGTTGATTGTTTCAGGTTTGATTCGATTTATTAACATTTTTTAG